GTAGAGTAAATTCCTGGGTCGGGGTAGGGTGACCAGTCCACATCCCCTGCAAAACCAGTAGTATTCACAATGTTAGAATCGACTATGTTGGAACTTGAATCTTCCAGATAGACACCATAGGTAATCCCATCACCATTCACAGTAACATTATTTCCACTGATGTTATTGGAGTTAGATGCACTCATGAGGTGAATACCGTAACATCCATCTTCACCCACACCATTAAACACATTATCAGTAATGGTGTGACCTCTGGCTTCATATAATTCCAAAACATAAGATTCATCGGCTGATGCCAGGACATTGTTTCCAGTGACAGTGACATTTTTAAGTCCTTCTGATCCTCCAAAATTCTCCAGATAGACACCATAAGCAAAGTTATCTGCAGTGGCACTGATGTCATTTCCAGAAACTAGAGTATCTTCGGTGTAGGTGCTTACCTTAATACCGTTGGCATAATTATCTCCAACCGTGCTGATGGTGTTTCCTGAAATAATATTGCCAGATGATGTTAGGCAACCGTAAGTTCCTACAATTTCTACACCGTAGGCATAGGAAAATCCGTTGGTGTTAATTGTGTTATTAGCAAAGTTATTTCCACAACTTTCTTGGTGTATGCGAACACCTAACAGAGTGTCATAACCGGTGGTGCTGTGTATCAGATTGTAATCTGTATTTATAGTGTTGTTTATGAAATCGTTGTTGTCGGAAGCACTGTATAAAAACACACCTGTGGTAGGATACACACCACCATTTAACCAGTCGGACCAATCAACATCGGCTGAAACTCCGGTTGTGGTAATTGTGTTTGAATCAAACACATTGGAACTGGATTCTTCTAAATAAACACCATAGGTGAACTTACCATCACCTTTTTTAGCCGACCCCGTACCATCACCTGTGGTGGTGATAGTGTTTCCATTGATTTGATTATTATTTGCTTCTATTAAACAAACACCATAACTATCATCCCCTTCTTGACTGGTGAGGACCACGTTGTTAGCTATAGTGTTGTTTTCTGATTCAGCAATGACTATGGATCCTGGGGCAATGTTACCATTGTGATTGGTGTTGTTAATAACCAAATCTGTGACATTGGTCCCTGAACCACTGCTCAGAATGGTTATGGTTCCATTGAAGATGGTCCCAGTTTTATCACTGCTAGTTATATTCAAGGGACGATCAATATACATATCCTTGTTATTTATCGCTCCTGAACAATCTAACACATCTCCACTGATGATGTTCGTATCATTAATATATCCGGATGCGTTGAAATAATTAGTATACGAGTCATCAGTGATAGTATATATATTAGCCGCGCTAACTGCGCTAATAGTAGCGCAAGATAACAGCAGAAACGCTATTATCGTAGCCAGCTTTATTCCTTTATGCATTTTTTACCTCCTTTATCAATTTTATTTTATTATTATTAAGATTTACTTGAAATAAATCATATTTAAATATTTCCATGATACTTTAAAAAAACTCAAGTAAAGTTTATATGTTATGAAATTAAAGGAGTAAATTGATCCATAAACCTACATAAATGACACCAATAGGGTCCAGAAAACTCCTTGTTTTCCTAAAGGTGCCACAATAAGGGACTTAGATATCTAGGTCCCTTAAATCTATCTAAATCTTTTCTAATCCATGATTATAAAAAAATCTTATGAAAATAAATAAACGAATGAAATATAGACCTTACATGATAATAAATTTAGATTATTTTAAAGGTGCTGAACCTTGAATCTGACAATAATACATCCTGGAGTATATGTTATTTACTATCTGCTACTAATACTACTTGCATTCATGTTCAACGACCCTTACTATCTTGTATCCTTTTTAATCTGTATTTCTATTCTGATTGCCATGCAGGGTATCAGTCATGAATTTAAGAGTGTAATCCAGTTTTTTATTCCTATGTCCATTTTAATAATCATTTTAAACCCTTTGGCATCAAAAGTGGGAACCACCCACATATATATTATGGGAAGTTATTACATCACCCTGGAGGCTTTGGTATATGGGATTTTAATGAGTCTCTCCCTCCTAATCATATTACTTGTATTCGCCTCATATAATCGTTCAGTTTCTTATCAAGAGATGCTTTATCTTTTTTCAAAGAGATTCCCTCATATTTCCATGATAATCGTGATGGCACTGCGTTTTATTCCCCTTCTGACTTATCGGTTAAGTGAGGTGAATAAGATCTTCAAATTCAACCAGGATGAACAACAAAAGGGTGAATCCAGGATAGAAAGAATTAAAAAAACCGCCCAGATGCTGGCAGTTGTGGTTTCATGGTCACTGGAAGAGTCTATGCTCACTGCAAAGTCGATGAAAGCCAGAGGATATGGTATAAAAGACCGGACAAGCTACTTATCATATGAATTCCGAAAAATAGACTATTTATTCATTTCATTCATCATTGTAATGACATTCATCAGCCTTGCTGGCCTGGCGCAGGGTTATGGGAGGATTGAAATTTATCCAACCCTGAAATTCAATGCTTCAGAAAACATTTTGAACCTGTACTATTTAGCATTTTTAATGTTATTAATGCCACTTATCTACCTTGAACTCAGAGAAAAGTTTATATGGCGCCAAAAAATTAAATCGCACCGATTAACTTATCAAGAGAAAG
This genomic interval from Methanobacterium petrolearium contains the following:
- a CDS encoding energy-coupling factor transporter transmembrane component T, whose protein sequence is MNLTIIHPGVYVIYYLLLILLAFMFNDPYYLVSFLICISILIAMQGISHEFKSVIQFFIPMSILIIILNPLASKVGTTHIYIMGSYYITLEALVYGILMSLSLLIILLVFASYNRSVSYQEMLYLFSKRFPHISMIIVMALRFIPLLTYRLSEVNKIFKFNQDEQQKGESRIERIKKTAQMLAVVVSWSLEESMLTAKSMKARGYGIKDRTSYLSYEFRKIDYLFISFIIVMTFISLAGLAQGYGRIEIYPTLKFNASENILNLYYLAFLMLLMPLIYLELREKFIWRQKIKSHRLTYQEKDNGDSKKN